One Algibacter sp. L3A6 genomic region harbors:
- a CDS encoding DUF1569 domain-containing protein, which yields MKNMFNSKDTQAVVERIKTLDNQAQPLWGKMSVDQMLAHCNVTYEMVYDNKHPKPNAFKRWMLKTIVKPIVVGDKPYKKNSRTAPEFVITDTKNFDLEKSRLVDFINRTQQLGANHFENKASHSFGNLTNKEWNTMFYKHLNHHLNQFGV from the coding sequence ATGAAAAACATGTTCAATTCCAAAGACACACAAGCTGTTGTTGAAAGAATTAAAACCTTAGACAACCAAGCCCAACCGCTTTGGGGCAAAATGAGCGTAGACCAAATGCTAGCGCATTGCAACGTAACTTACGAAATGGTTTACGACAACAAACACCCAAAACCAAACGCTTTTAAGCGTTGGATGCTAAAAACCATTGTAAAACCAATAGTTGTAGGAGACAAACCTTATAAAAAGAATAGCCGTACCGCTCCAGAATTTGTAATTACCGATACCAAAAACTTCGATTTGGAAAAAAGCAGACTCGTTGATTTTATCAATAGAACTCAACAATTAGGTGCAAATCATTTCGAAAATAAAGCATCGCATTCCTTTGGCAACTTAACCAATAAAGAATGGAATACCATGTTTTACAAACACCTAAACCATCACTTAAATCAATTTGGAGTTTAA
- a CDS encoding lipocalin family protein, with product MKRIAILLVLALTLASCGTSKVVRTSKKVMKGNWTLSTISYSEKGTYNVSLLDDAPKACFEGSDWQFIPNNNSGIYTINDTNCGIGARNFIFTIQEVDPTTDLYDFLLKPTDEKGKSPTNYGYRMQLTQLTEATMQWQQTLNVEGKPFTITMNFTKQ from the coding sequence ATGAAAAGAATAGCAATTTTATTAGTGTTAGCATTAACTTTAGCTTCATGCGGCACATCAAAAGTAGTGCGAACTTCAAAAAAAGTAATGAAAGGAAATTGGACGCTAAGTACTATTTCTTATAGTGAAAAAGGCACCTATAATGTATCTCTCTTAGATGATGCTCCAAAAGCATGTTTTGAAGGTAGTGATTGGCAGTTTATCCCGAATAATAATTCAGGAATCTACACCATTAACGATACCAATTGTGGTATTGGTGCTCGTAACTTCATTTTTACCATTCAAGAAGTTGATCCTACTACCGATCTGTACGATTTCTTATTGAAACCTACAGACGAAAAAGGAAAATCGCCAACCAACTACGGTTACAGAATGCAACTTACTCAACTTACAGAAGCTACAATGCAATGGCAACAAACGCTTAACGTGGAGGGTAAACCATTTACAATTACAATGAATTTTACAAAACAATAA
- a CDS encoding TerB family tellurite resistance protein: MSFSKWIGASLGWSFGGPIGAIIGLALGSVIDVMSNGKGSPFLNQGQPQEGQRTTYSTRSQQRPQTQSGDFEVSLLILASIVIKADGKQDQRELDYVRQQFVNMYGKERANTAFALFKNINKQNNISTRQVCLQIKQMMDHPSRLQLMHFLFGIAKADGLVTEDEVKQIYTIAGYLGISSRDYESIKAMFYDSSDNAYKVLEITKSASVDEIKKAYRSMAKKYHPDKVIHLGKEHQQGAEEKFRQVQAAYEQIQKERRF; encoded by the coding sequence ATGAGTTTTTCAAAATGGATAGGCGCCTCTTTAGGCTGGTCGTTTGGCGGACCAATAGGAGCCATAATAGGCTTAGCATTAGGTAGCGTTATAGATGTTATGTCTAATGGAAAAGGAAGTCCTTTTTTAAACCAAGGACAACCGCAAGAAGGTCAACGAACCACATATAGCACACGCTCGCAACAACGCCCGCAAACACAATCGGGAGATTTTGAGGTAAGCTTACTTATTTTAGCTTCCATAGTTATAAAAGCCGATGGTAAACAAGACCAACGCGAGCTAGATTACGTACGTCAACAATTTGTAAATATGTATGGTAAAGAGCGTGCCAATACTGCTTTTGCGCTTTTTAAAAATATAAACAAACAAAATAATATTTCTACACGCCAAGTCTGTTTACAAATTAAACAAATGATGGACCACCCATCGCGTTTACAACTTATGCACTTTCTATTTGGTATAGCCAAAGCCGATGGTTTAGTAACTGAAGACGAGGTAAAACAAATTTACACCATAGCCGGTTATTTAGGCATAAGCTCTCGCGATTATGAAAGCATCAAAGCCATGTTTTACGATAGTAGCGACAATGCATACAAAGTTTTAGAAATCACTAAAAGTGCTAGCGTAGACGAAATTAAAAAAGCCTACCGTTCTATGGCTAAAAAATATCATCCAGATAAAGTTATTCATCTTGGAAAAGAACACCAACAAGGTGCCGAAGAAAAATTTAGACAAGTACAAGCTGCTTACGAGCAAATACAAAAGGAACGTAGATTTTAA
- the metG gene encoding methionine--tRNA ligase, producing the protein MNTPKRYTITTALPYTNGPIHIGHLAGVYVPADIYVRYLRLTGNDVVFIGGSDEHGVPITIKAKNEGVTPQDIVDKYHAIIKKSFVDFGITYDNYSRTSAPIHHETASEFFKTLDAKGEFIEETSEQLYDAAANQFLADRFVIGTCPKCGNEESYGDQCENCGTSHNATDLINPKSAITGNVPTLKQTKHWYLPLDKHEDFLREWILEGHKKDWKPNVYGQCKSWIDDGLRPRAVTRDLDWGIPVPAEGGEGKVLYVWFDAPIGYISSTKEWAAREGKDWEPYWKDKDTKLVHFIGKDNIVFHCIIFPAMLKAEGSYILPENVPANEFLNLEGNKLSTSKNWAVWLPEYLEDFPGQQDVLRYVLTANAPETKDNDFTWKDFQARNNNELVAIFGNFINRVVVLTNKYYEGAVPTPSAFEQVDEETLATIKAYPDVIASSIERYRFREASQELMNLARLGNKYLADAEPWKVIKVDAERTKTIMYVALQIASALATLSEPFLPFTSTKLKNILNHTALGTETTWKEVAIKEVLLPAGHKIGEAELLFSKVEDETIQKQLDKLEASKKANEAANKVVEPQKDTINFDDFTKLDMRVGTIIEAEKMPKAKKLLVLKVDTGIDVRTIVSGIAESFTPEEVVGKRVTVLVNLAPRALRGVESEGMILMTESEDGKLVFVNPDTDNVANGLTIS; encoded by the coding sequence ATGAACACACCAAAACGATATACCATTACAACCGCTTTACCATACACCAACGGCCCAATACACATTGGCCATTTAGCTGGTGTTTATGTGCCTGCAGATATTTATGTACGCTATTTACGATTAACCGGAAACGATGTTGTATTTATTGGCGGAAGTGATGAACATGGTGTGCCAATTACTATTAAAGCTAAAAACGAAGGTGTAACACCTCAAGATATTGTAGATAAATATCATGCTATTATTAAAAAATCTTTTGTAGATTTTGGAATAACTTACGATAATTACTCTAGAACTTCTGCTCCAATTCATCATGAAACAGCTTCGGAGTTTTTCAAAACTTTAGATGCAAAAGGTGAATTTATTGAAGAAACATCGGAACAATTATACGATGCTGCTGCAAATCAATTTTTAGCAGATAGATTCGTGATTGGAACTTGCCCAAAATGTGGTAATGAAGAAAGTTACGGTGACCAATGTGAAAACTGTGGAACAAGCCATAATGCTACCGATTTAATTAATCCTAAATCGGCTATTACAGGTAATGTGCCAACCTTAAAACAAACAAAACATTGGTATTTACCACTAGATAAACATGAGGATTTTTTAAGAGAATGGATTCTTGAAGGACATAAAAAAGACTGGAAACCTAATGTTTACGGACAATGTAAATCTTGGATAGACGATGGTTTACGCCCAAGAGCCGTAACCCGTGATTTAGATTGGGGAATTCCTGTACCTGCTGAAGGTGGCGAAGGTAAAGTACTTTACGTTTGGTTCGACGCACCAATTGGTTATATTTCGTCTACCAAAGAATGGGCTGCTCGCGAAGGAAAAGATTGGGAACCATACTGGAAAGATAAAGACACAAAATTAGTACACTTTATAGGAAAGGATAATATTGTATTTCACTGTATTATTTTCCCGGCGATGTTAAAAGCTGAAGGATCTTATATTTTACCTGAAAATGTACCAGCAAACGAGTTTTTAAACTTAGAAGGTAATAAATTATCAACTTCTAAAAACTGGGCTGTTTGGTTACCAGAATATTTAGAAGATTTCCCTGGACAACAAGATGTTTTACGTTATGTATTAACAGCAAATGCTCCAGAAACTAAGGATAACGATTTTACTTGGAAAGATTTTCAGGCAAGAAACAACAACGAGTTAGTTGCCATTTTCGGAAACTTTATAAACCGTGTTGTTGTTTTAACTAACAAATATTACGAAGGTGCTGTGCCTACGCCTTCAGCATTTGAACAAGTAGACGAAGAAACTTTAGCTACCATAAAAGCATATCCAGATGTTATTGCAAGTTCAATAGAGCGTTACCGTTTTAGAGAAGCTAGCCAAGAGTTAATGAATTTAGCACGTTTAGGAAACAAATACTTAGCCGATGCAGAACCTTGGAAAGTAATTAAAGTTGATGCAGAACGCACAAAAACTATTATGTATGTAGCATTACAAATAGCATCGGCATTAGCAACTTTAAGTGAGCCATTTTTACCGTTTACTTCAACTAAATTAAAAAACATATTAAACCATACTGCCTTAGGAACAGAAACTACTTGGAAAGAAGTTGCTATAAAAGAGGTATTACTTCCTGCAGGTCATAAAATTGGTGAAGCTGAATTATTATTTTCTAAAGTAGAAGATGAAACAATTCAAAAACAACTTGATAAACTAGAAGCTAGTAAAAAAGCTAACGAAGCAGCAAATAAAGTAGTAGAACCACAAAAGGACACTATAAACTTTGATGATTTCACTAAACTTGATATGCGTGTTGGTACCATTATAGAAGCTGAAAAAATGCCGAAAGCTAAAAAACTTTTAGTTTTAAAAGTAGATACAGGTATTGATGTTAGAACTATTGTTTCTGGTATTGCAGAAAGCTTTACGCCGGAAGAGGTTGTAGGCAAACGTGTTACTGTTTTGGTAAATCTAGCACCAAGAGCCTTACGCGGTGTAGAAAGTGAAGGCATGATTTTAATGACGGAAAGTGAAGATGGAAAACTTGTATTTGTAAATCCCGATACAGATAATGTTGCCAACGGATTAACTATAAGTTAA
- a CDS encoding LD-carboxypeptidase, giving the protein MTRITFITILFCSFFFFGKTTLSAQETPLKNSTKLIQPPYLKAGDTVAIVAPSGVIKNGVKEIEAAKALLKSWGLHTIVGEHVFSQADHFAGTDDERCADFQNALDNPTVSAIWCARGGYGTVRILDKLDYTKFKQHPKWLIGYSDITALHNQFNNEGIESIHGIMCVSLPNDLSTIAKPIATFKAAIFGKPLSYTLEGSTYNRAGSVSAPLVGGNLTLLHTMLGSKTSIDTDGKILFIEEVGEYKYHIDRMLQSLKRAGYFDNCKGVIIGGISRVRKNTTPWGTSIEQLFLDALSDYNFPIAFNVPAGHERDNRALILGRTIDLNVSKAKSTIVFK; this is encoded by the coding sequence ATGACACGAATTACATTTATTACAATTTTATTTTGTTCCTTTTTTTTCTTCGGAAAAACTACACTATCGGCACAAGAAACACCATTAAAAAACTCTACTAAATTGATACAACCTCCATATTTAAAAGCAGGCGATACGGTTGCTATTGTTGCACCATCTGGTGTTATAAAAAACGGCGTTAAAGAAATTGAAGCGGCCAAAGCGTTACTTAAAAGTTGGGGTTTGCATACCATTGTTGGCGAACATGTATTTAGCCAAGCCGATCATTTTGCTGGTACCGATGATGAGCGTTGTGCCGATTTTCAAAATGCTTTAGATAACCCAACCGTTAGTGCCATTTGGTGTGCTAGAGGTGGTTATGGTACGGTTAGAATTTTGGATAAGCTAGATTACACTAAGTTTAAGCAACACCCAAAATGGTTAATAGGCTATAGCGATATTACGGCATTGCACAATCAATTTAATAATGAAGGTATAGAAAGCATACACGGTATTATGTGTGTTAGCTTACCTAATGATTTGAGTACTATAGCGAAACCAATAGCTACTTTTAAGGCGGCTATTTTCGGGAAGCCATTAAGTTATACGCTCGAAGGTTCTACTTATAACCGAGCGGGTTCTGTTTCTGCACCTTTAGTTGGTGGTAATTTAACTTTATTACATACCATGTTAGGTTCTAAAACCAGTATTGATACGGACGGAAAAATTCTTTTTATAGAAGAAGTAGGTGAGTATAAATACCATATAGATCGTATGTTACAAAGTTTAAAACGTGCAGGGTATTTTGATAACTGCAAAGGTGTTATTATTGGTGGTATTAGCCGAGTTAGAAAAAACACGACGCCTTGGGGAACTTCTATAGAGCAATTGTTTTTAGATGCTCTTTCAGATTATAATTTCCCAATAGCTTTTAATGTGCCTGCGGGACACGAAAGAGATAATCGTGCTTTAATTTTAGGGCGAACAATTGATTTGAACGTTTCTAAAGCAAAATCTACTATAGTTTTTAAGTAA
- a CDS encoding BrxA/BrxB family bacilliredoxin: MYPAELVKPMREDLTNVGFEELHTAEAVEAAIAKPGTTLVVVNSVCGCAAANARPGARMSLQNAKRPDHITTVFAGVDKEAVDAARGFMVPFPPSSPCMALFKDGELVHMLERHHIEGRPAELIAENLVDAYNANC, from the coding sequence ATGTATCCAGCAGAATTAGTAAAACCTATGCGTGAGGATTTAACCAACGTTGGTTTTGAAGAATTACATACTGCCGAGGCGGTTGAGGCGGCTATTGCAAAACCGGGAACTACACTTGTAGTTGTAAATTCGGTTTGTGGTTGTGCAGCAGCTAATGCGCGTCCAGGTGCGAGAATGAGTTTACAAAACGCAAAACGCCCAGACCATATTACTACGGTTTTTGCAGGTGTTGATAAGGAGGCTGTTGATGCGGCTCGTGGATTTATGGTTCCGTTTCCTCCAAGTTCACCTTGTATGGCTTTATTTAAAGATGGCGAATTAGTACACATGTTAGAGCGTCACCACATTGAAGGTCGTCCAGCAGAATTAATTGCTGAAAACCTTGTTGATGCTTACAATGCAAATTGCTAG
- a CDS encoding n-acetylglutamate synthase, with translation MSENSEVSSSTIFGYKQEGSILTCSYSGSSIVSGHLIGLVENNGNINMRYHQISTNGELMTGTCQSTPEIMPNGKIRLHETWQWTSGNLSKGTSVLEEI, from the coding sequence ATGTCCGAAAATAGTGAAGTTTCATCTTCAACTATTTTTGGATATAAACAAGAAGGTTCTATTTTAACTTGTAGTTATAGCGGTAGCTCTATTGTTTCTGGCCACCTAATTGGTTTGGTTGAAAATAATGGAAATATCAATATGCGTTACCATCAAATTAGCACAAATGGAGAGTTAATGACTGGCACTTGCCAATCTACTCCCGAAATAATGCCAAACGGAAAAATTAGATTGCATGAAACTTGGCAATGGACTTCTGGCAATTTATCTAAAGGCACTTCTGTTTTAGAAGAAATTTAA
- a CDS encoding acyl-ACP desaturase, protein MALKNKRIEVMNFLEKDIDALVEKYLIPIEKIWQPTDFLPNTEGNDEEFFEEVKEIRELAKELPYDFWVVLVGDMITEEALPTYESWLMDVEGVDQVNGKNGWSKWVSQWTGEENRHGDVLNKYLYLSGRVNMREIEVTTQHLIADGFDIGTDRDPYKNFVYTSFQELATYVSHNRVAKIAKDFGNKRLAKMCKIIAGDEMRHHHAYSEFVERIFEVDPNQMMMAFHYMMKQKITMPAHFLRETGGKIGSAFEEFSNTAQRLGVYTSLDYIDILEKLTKRWEIDKMTNLNDEAEKARDYLMKLPSRMTRVAERMKVPENSFEFKWVQPAIIK, encoded by the coding sequence ATGGCGTTAAAAAACAAACGAATTGAAGTAATGAACTTTTTGGAAAAGGATATTGATGCCTTAGTGGAAAAGTATTTAATTCCGATTGAAAAAATATGGCAACCTACCGATTTTTTACCTAATACAGAAGGTAATGATGAGGAGTTTTTTGAAGAAGTAAAAGAAATTAGAGAGTTAGCTAAAGAGCTACCTTATGATTTTTGGGTGGTTTTAGTTGGTGATATGATTACTGAAGAAGCACTACCAACTTACGAGTCTTGGTTAATGGATGTTGAAGGCGTAGATCAAGTTAATGGTAAAAATGGTTGGTCTAAATGGGTAAGCCAATGGACAGGTGAAGAAAACCGCCATGGTGATGTACTTAATAAATATCTTTATCTTTCTGGGCGTGTGAATATGCGCGAAATAGAAGTAACTACACAGCATTTAATTGCTGATGGTTTTGATATTGGAACTGATAGAGATCCTTATAAAAACTTTGTTTACACAAGTTTCCAAGAGTTAGCAACTTACGTATCGCACAACCGTGTGGCTAAAATTGCAAAAGATTTTGGTAACAAACGTTTGGCTAAAATGTGTAAAATTATTGCTGGTGATGAAATGAGACACCACCATGCATACTCGGAGTTCGTAGAGCGTATTTTTGAAGTGGATCCAAACCAAATGATGATGGCTTTCCATTACATGATGAAACAAAAAATTACCATGCCTGCTCACTTTTTACGTGAAACTGGTGGTAAAATTGGTTCGGCTTTCGAAGAGTTTTCAAATACAGCACAACGTCTTGGAGTTTATACTTCACTAGATTATATTGATATTTTAGAGAAACTAACTAAGCGTTGGGAAATTGATAAAATGACAAACCTTAATGATGAAGCAGAAAAAGCTAGAGATTACCTCATGAAATTACCGTCTAGAATGACACGTGTTGCCGAGCGTATGAAAGTTCCAGAAAACTCTTTTGAGTTTAAATGGGTACAGCCTGCTATTATAAAATAA
- a CDS encoding ferritin, which yields MLSKAIEKALNNQIKIEAESSQIYLAMACWAEVKGLEGVANFMYAQSDEEREHMLKLVKFVNERGGHAKISELSAPNVTFTSFKEMFEKLFEHEVFVSQSINDLVHISLEERDYASHNFLQWYVAEQIEEEAVARTILDKINLIGDDKGGLYLFDRDIENLTVTSASADGLQ from the coding sequence ATGTTATCAAAAGCTATAGAAAAAGCATTAAACAATCAAATAAAAATAGAAGCAGAATCTTCTCAAATATATTTAGCAATGGCCTGTTGGGCCGAAGTTAAAGGTTTAGAAGGGGTTGCAAACTTTATGTATGCACAATCTGATGAAGAGCGCGAACACATGTTAAAACTCGTAAAGTTTGTGAACGAGCGTGGTGGTCATGCAAAAATTTCGGAATTATCGGCACCTAACGTAACTTTTACTTCATTTAAAGAAATGTTCGAGAAATTGTTCGAGCACGAAGTATTTGTATCTCAAAGTATAAACGATTTAGTCCATATTAGCTTAGAAGAAAGAGATTATGCATCACACAACTTTTTACAGTGGTATGTTGCTGAGCAAATAGAAGAAGAAGCTGTAGCTCGCACCATTTTAGACAAGATAAACCTTATTGGAGATGATAAAGGTGGATTGTATCTTTTTGATCGCGATATAGAAAACTTAACTGTAACTTCCGCATCTGCAGATGGTTTGCAATAA
- a CDS encoding HD domain-containing protein: MTNQENIINKTIVFVKEKLEGAEGGHDWFHIERVYKNALLISKTEKVNGFVVALGALLHDIADSKFHNGDETVGPKVARDFLSGLNVDNETIQHVVNIIENISFKGGNIEQKFTSPELNVVQDADRLDAIGAIGIARCFNYGGFKNRALYDPEIKPDLNMSKEAYKKSTAPTINHFYEKLLLLKDRMNTETGKLVAGERHEFMLQFLNQFDKEWEGVL, encoded by the coding sequence ATGACAAATCAAGAAAACATCATAAATAAAACAATTGTTTTTGTAAAAGAAAAACTAGAAGGAGCCGAGGGTGGTCACGATTGGTTTCATATAGAACGAGTTTATAAAAATGCGCTTTTAATTTCGAAAACGGAAAAAGTAAATGGGTTTGTTGTTGCTCTTGGTGCTTTGCTTCATGACATTGCAGATAGTAAATTTCATAATGGAGATGAAACTGTGGGGCCAAAAGTAGCTCGTGATTTTTTATCGGGGTTAAATGTTGATAACGAAACAATTCAGCATGTGGTTAATATTATCGAAAACATATCGTTTAAAGGCGGAAATATAGAGCAGAAGTTTACTTCTCCAGAATTAAATGTTGTGCAAGATGCCGATCGTTTAGATGCTATTGGAGCTATTGGTATTGCACGTTGCTTTAATTATGGTGGTTTTAAAAATAGAGCACTTTACGATCCGGAAATAAAACCAGATCTAAATATGAGTAAGGAAGCATATAAAAAATCGACTGCTCCAACAATAAATCATTTCTACGAAAAGTTATTGCTTTTAAAAGATAGAATGAATACAGAAACAGGAAAATTGGTTGCTGGAGAAAGACATGAGTTTATGCTTCAGTTTTTAAATCAGTTTGATAAAGAATGGGAAGGTGTTTTGTAA
- a CDS encoding OmpA family protein: MKTIFNKIGLILLALVLTVNVTSCKSVQNANNKQKGGAIGAAGGALLGAIIGNNVGKGGNGELGAVIGGVIGGGAGVLIGNKMDKQAQQIENEIPGAKVERVDDGIVVTFDENSGVYFNTAKYNVNAASQETLNKLIAVFQEYPDTNVLVVGHTDSVGSEELNMTLSKNRATAVTDYFLSKGLSRSRFTTNWFGEAQPTHDNTTAEGRAKNRRVNIAILPNEKMIDDAKTEAGQ; this comes from the coding sequence ATGAAAACAATATTTAATAAAATCGGATTAATTCTATTAGCACTCGTACTTACAGTAAATGTAACAAGTTGTAAATCGGTACAAAATGCAAATAACAAACAAAAAGGTGGAGCTATTGGTGCTGCAGGTGGTGCGCTTTTAGGAGCCATTATCGGTAACAACGTTGGTAAAGGTGGTAATGGAGAACTCGGAGCTGTTATTGGTGGTGTTATTGGCGGTGGTGCTGGTGTACTTATTGGTAACAAAATGGACAAACAAGCTCAACAAATTGAAAACGAAATTCCTGGCGCTAAAGTAGAGCGTGTAGACGATGGTATTGTAGTAACTTTTGACGAGAATAGTGGTGTATATTTTAATACAGCAAAGTATAATGTTAACGCAGCTTCTCAAGAAACTTTAAATAAATTAATTGCTGTTTTTCAAGAATACCCAGATACTAACGTATTGGTTGTAGGCCATACAGATAGTGTTGGTAGTGAAGAGTTAAACATGACACTTTCTAAAAATAGAGCAACTGCTGTTACCGATTATTTTTTAAGTAAAGGTTTAAGTCGTAGTCGTTTCACAACCAACTGGTTTGGAGAAGCACAACCAACACATGATAATACTACAGCAGAAGGTCGTGCAAAAAATAGAAGGGTAAATATTGCAATTTTACCGAACGAAAAAATGATTGATGATGCTAAAACTGAAGCTGGACAATAA
- a CDS encoding lysophospholipid acyltransferase family protein gives MVKLISYPLTIIYAFAFLLTIVVFHPIQAFCYRVFGYQALKKSVDALQFFLMRCLNILGTRFTFDNPHDIPTDQPIIIVSNHQSMYDISPLMWYMRKHHPKFISKIELGKGIPSVSYNLRHGGSCLIDRKNPRQSLPAIMKFGEYIEETKRAAVIFPEGTRSVDGYPKPFQTKGLEILLKKIPSALVVPITINNSWKTLRYGKFPMGLGTHIKFTVHKPIKVSTFANRQDLINSVETTIVEHIKH, from the coding sequence ATGGTAAAACTGATATCTTATCCGCTAACTATTATATATGCCTTTGCGTTTTTATTAACCATTGTTGTATTTCACCCTATTCAGGCCTTTTGCTATAGGGTTTTTGGGTATCAAGCACTTAAAAAAAGTGTAGATGCCTTGCAGTTTTTTTTAATGCGCTGCTTAAATATTTTGGGTACACGTTTTACTTTTGATAACCCACATGATATTCCTACCGACCAGCCTATAATTATTGTTTCTAATCACCAAAGTATGTACGATATATCACCACTTATGTGGTATATGCGTAAGCATCATCCTAAATTTATTAGTAAAATTGAATTAGGAAAAGGCATACCAAGTGTATCTTACAATTTGCGCCACGGTGGGTCTTGTTTAATAGATCGTAAAAATCCAAGACAATCTTTACCTGCTATTATGAAGTTTGGTGAGTATATAGAAGAAACCAAACGTGCCGCGGTAATTTTTCCGGAAGGTACGCGCAGTGTAGACGGTTACCCAAAGCCTTTTCAAACAAAAGGATTGGAAATTTTACTTAAAAAAATACCATCTGCATTAGTTGTCCCTATTACTATAAATAACTCTTGGAAAACATTGCGTTATGGCAAATTCCCAATGGGTTTGGGCACTCACATAAAATTTACCGTGCATAAGCCTATAAAAGTTAGTACCTTTGCTAATAGACAAGATTTGATAAATAGTGTGGAAACCACTATTGTAGAACATATAAAACATTAA
- a CDS encoding GyrI-like domain-containing protein encodes MLQNHDKDYINRVNTALQYVDLHLDSHMLSLEKISKVALFSPFHFHRIFKSIVGETLNSYIGRRRLERAAAMLIHKKEFTITEIALHIGFNTNSAFTRAFKKFYNVSPSEFRNQHPHKFSKISIVESKIGQENLMLESYFCNIDNHLNWIEMNANIKVKQIPELHFASLTHIGVENIDKAFERIIKWAISKELMQKPETRLARVFHDSFKFTDADKVRMSISVLTKEPVLVEGDIHNLSTKAGKCIVGRFEITPQDFEKSWSGLFIWMHDNGYAKADSTPFEIYQNDMREHPEGKAIVDFYIPIM; translated from the coding sequence ATGCTACAAAATCATGATAAAGATTATATAAACCGCGTAAATACCGCATTACAGTATGTTGATCTGCATCTTGATTCCCATATGTTATCCCTAGAAAAGATTTCCAAGGTTGCGTTGTTTTCTCCCTTTCATTTTCATCGTATTTTTAAAAGTATTGTTGGCGAAACTTTAAATAGTTATATTGGTAGAAGGCGTCTAGAGCGTGCTGCTGCCATGTTAATTCATAAAAAAGAATTTACTATTACCGAAATTGCTTTGCATATTGGTTTTAATACAAACTCTGCTTTTACCCGAGCTTTTAAAAAGTTTTACAATGTGAGTCCTTCTGAATTTAGAAATCAGCATCCGCATAAATTTAGCAAGATTAGTATAGTTGAAAGCAAGATTGGACAAGAGAATTTAATGCTCGAAAGCTATTTTTGCAATATTGATAATCATTTAAATTGGATTGAAATGAATGCAAACATTAAAGTAAAACAAATACCCGAATTACATTTTGCAAGCCTAACGCATATTGGTGTCGAAAATATTGATAAAGCTTTTGAAAGGATTATAAAATGGGCTATTTCTAAGGAGTTAATGCAAAAGCCTGAAACGAGATTAGCTAGAGTTTTTCATGATAGTTTTAAATTTACAGATGCTGATAAAGTACGTATGAGTATTTCGGTGTTAACAAAAGAACCTGTTTTAGTTGAAGGCGATATTCATAATTTATCTACCAAAGCAGGAAAGTGTATTGTTGGCCGATTTGAAATCACTCCTCAGGATTTTGAAAAATCGTGGAGCGGTCTTTTTATTTGGATGCACGATAATGGTTATGCAAAAGCAGATAGTACGCCTTTTGAAATATATCAAAACGATATGCGAGAACATCCAGAAGGTAAAGCTATTGTAGATTTTTATATTCCAATAATGTAG